GGGGACCGGCCCGGTGGTGCAGGGCACGGCGGAGGCGCTGCTGCTGGCGCTGACCGGTCGTACCGTCGTCCTGCCCGAGCTGCGCGGCGACGGTGTGCCGGTGCTGCGGGACCGGCTCGGGAGCTGAACCGGCCGCGCAGGCCACGAACGGCGAAGTGGCCCGCCACCGGAGCGGGCACCGCTGACTACCGTCGGGACATGAGCCTGGACCCGCACGAACTGCACCGACGGTTCGCCGCCCTGACCACCGCCCACGTCGCCGACGCCTGTCTGCGCGCCGCCGTGCCGGTGCGCTGCGCCCCGGCCGCCGTCCGGCCCGTCCTGCCCGGCGTACGCCTCGCCGGCCGGGTCGCGCCGGCCCGGCACGTGGGCAGCGTCGACATCTTCCTGGAGGCGATCGACCGGGCCGCCCCCGGTGACGTGCTCGTCGTGGACAACGCCGGCCGGGTCGACGAGAGCTGCGTCGGTGACCTGGTCGTCCTGGAGGCGTCCGCCGCCGGGCTGGCCGGGGTGGTGATCTGGGGGCTGCACCGCGACACCGCCGACCTCCGGGCGGTCGGGCTGCCCGTCTTCAGCGCCGGCGCGATCCCCACCGGCCCGCTGCGGCTGGATCCCCGGCCCGCCGGGGCGCTGACGTCGGCGACGGTGGGGGAGTGGCCGGTGGACCGGGACGACGTGGTGCTCGGCGACGACGACGGGGTGCTCTTCGTGCCGGCGGCGCAGGTCGACGAGCTGATCGGGCTGGCCGAGGCCATCCGGGACACCGAACGCCGGCAGGCCGACCGGATCCGGGCCGGGGTGTCGCTGCGGGAGCAGGTGGGCTTCGGGGCGTACCTTGCGCGGCGGGAGCGGGAGCCGGCGCTGACCTTTCGCGAGCACCTGCGCGCGGTGGGCGGGGCGATCGAGGAGTGACGCTCAGCCGACCGCGGTCGCCGAGGGCGGGGCGCTGCCACCCCGGGGCGCCTCCGCCGTCATCAGACGGATGATCTCCGCCTGGTCGGCCGCGGACGGCTGACCCCAGCCGGGCCGGTACCCGTACACCTGGCGCAGCGGGGTGGAGGCGGTCCGGCCGTCGAGGATCTCCACCGCGTCGGCGTCGATCAGGCCGGGGTGTTCCACGCCGCACGCCTCGGCGACCTTGACCAGGTCCCGCCGGAGCGTACGGATGTAGTTGGCGGCCCGCGCGGCCTTGCGGGTCGGGTCGAGGCCGCGGGCCAGCCAGGGGTTCTGGGTGGCGACGCCGGTGGGGCAGGTGTCGGTGTGGCACTTCTGCGCCTGGATGCAGCCGATCGACAGCATCGCCTCCCGACCCACGTTGACCATGTCGCAGCCGAGCGCGAACGCGACGATCGCGTTGTCCGGCAGGCCGAGCTTGCCGGCGCCGATGAAGACGGTCCGCTCGTGCAGGTCCTTCTCGGCGAAGATCCTGTAGACGCGGGAGAAGCCCTGCTGGAACGGGAGCGACACCGAGTCGGTGAAGATCAGCGGCGCGGCGCCGGTGCCGCCCTCGCCACCGTCGACGTTCACGAAGTCCACGCCGCGTCCGGTGTCCCGCATCAGGGTGGTCAGCTCGTCCCAGAAGTCGAGGTCGCCGATGGCGGACTTGATGCCGACCGGCAGCCCGGTCTCGGCGGCGAGCAGTTCCACCCAGTCGAGCAGGCTGTCGCAGTCGGAGAACTCGGCGTGCCGGGACGGGCTGACGCAGTCCTGCCCCTGCGGAATGCCCCGGGTGGCGGCGATCTCCGCCGACACCTTCGCCCCCGGCAGCAGCCCACCGAGGCTCGGCTTCGCGCCCTGACTCAGCTTGATCTCCAACGCCCGCACCGGCGCGCCCGCCACCAGGTCCTTCAGCCGCTCCAGGCTGAACCGGCCGCGCTCGTCCCGACACCCGAAGTACGCGGTGCCGAGCTGGAACACCAGGTCACCGCCGTTGCGGTGGTACGGCGACAGCCCACCCTCACCGGTGTTCTGCAGGCAGCCGGCCAGCGCGGCACCCCGGTTCAGCGCCTCCACCGCCTTGCCCGACAGCGACCCGAAGCTCATGCCCGAGATGTTGACCACCGACCCGGGCCGGAACGCGCGCGCCCGCCCCCTCGGGCCGCCGAGCACCTTCGCGCAGGGCAGCTCCACCTCGTGCCCGGCGGTCGGCGACGACGGCGGCACCGCCCGCCCGAACGTGCGGTGCTTGATGATCGGATAGCCGGGCGTGAACTCGATGTCGTTGTCGGTGCCGAAGCCGAAGTAGTTGTTCTCCTTCTTGGCCGAGGCGTAGATCCAGCGCCGCTGGTCCCGGGTGAACGGCCGCTCCTCGTTGTTGCCGGCCACGATGTACTGCCGCAGCTCCGGACCGATCGCCTCCAGCAGGTAGCGGGCCCGTCCCACGACCGGGAAGTTGCGCAGCAGCGCGTGGTCGCGTTGGAGCAGGTCGCGCGCGGCGAGCGCGGCGACGGCGGCGGAGACGACGGGTACGGCACGGCGGGCCCAGGTCATGCCCGCCACTTTCTCCGCGCGCGTCGCCGGTCAAACCCCGCCGCAGCGCGCGGCGCACGCGGCCAGGGACCGCCGCCGGGCGGGGGTGTGGTGAGGGCGTCGTCGGGCAGGTGCAGGCGGGTGCCGGTGACGGCGGCGTGGCGACGACCGGTTGTCGGTCCGGACCCGTGCGGGTGCCCGGCCGGACACCCGCACGGTTCGGATCAGTACCGGCCGACCTTGAGCCGTTGCTGCTGCGAGACGACCACCGCCGGTGCGGTGGCCGGGGCGGCGGCGCGGGTGGCGGCCGGCGGGGCGCCACCCGGGTACGCGGGCTTGCCCTCCTGATAGAGCCAGGCGTCGAAGAACGCGTCGAGCTGCCGCCCGGAGATCCGCTCGGCCAGCGCGATGAACTCGGCGGTGGAGCCGTTGCCGCCCCGCTGGGTGGCGGCCCAGGCGCGCACGATCCGCCAGAAGGCCGCGTCGCCGACGGTCATCCGCAGGGCGTGCAGGGTCAGCCCGCCCCGGGTGTAGACGGAGCTGCCGAAGAGTTGGTCGACGCCGGGGTCGCCGGGGGGCGGGTTCCAGAATCCGGCGTCCAGCGGCTGCGCGTACAGGTAGTCGAAGGTCTGCTGCGGGGTGCCGTCGCCCAGCCGCTCGCCCCACAGCCACTCCGCGTAGGTGGCGAAGCCCTCGTTGAGCCAGACGTCGCGCCAGTGGTGCACCGCGACGCTGTCCCCGAACCACTGGTGGGCCAGCTCGTGGGCGACCACGTACGTCTCCCACGGGTTCACCCCGGCGGCGAAGAAGTGCCGGGAGTAGATCGGTCGGGTCTGGTTCTCCAGGGCGAAGTGCAGGTTGTCGTAGTCGTCGACGATCGCGCCGTTGGCCTCGAACGGGTACGGCCCGAACTTCGTCGCCAGGAAGTCGGTGACCTCACCGGTGCGGCTCACCGCGTCGTCGGCGAAGTCCGGCGGCAGGTCCGGGTCCATCGCGATGATCATCGGCTTCCCGTGGTGGGTGGTCTCGCTGATCCGGAACCTGCCGATCGTCGCGGTCGCCAGGTAGCTGATCATCGGAGTGGACTGCCGCCAGCGCCAGGTGGACCAGCCGTCGCGGGTGGTGGTGCCGAGGTGGACGCCGTTGCTGATGGCGGCCAGGCCCGCCGGCACGGTGATGGCGATCCGGTAGCTCGCCTTGTCCAGCGGGTGGTCGTTGACCGGGAACCACGCGGTGGCCACCTCGGGCTGGCCGGCGACGACCGCGCCGTCGTCGGTGTGCATCCAGCCGGCCTCCAGGTCGGTGCCGGCGATGGTGAAGGTGGTCGGCACCCCGTGGTAGCGGACGTCCACGGTGAACGGACGGGACGCGTGCAGCTTCCGTCGTGGCGTGACGACCAGCTCGTGGCTGCTGCGCGACCAGTGGGCCCGCCTGCCGTCCACGGTGACCGAGTCGACGGTCAGGCCGACCAGGTCCAGGTTGAAGCGGGACAGGTTCTGCGTGGCCCGGGCCCGGATCACCGCGTGACCGTCGAGGGCGTCGGTGGCCGGGTCGTACCGGATCGCCAGGTCGTAGTCGGCGACGTCGTAGCCGCCGTTGCCGTAGGTCGGGTAGTAGGGGTCGCCGATCCCCGCGGCGCCGGGCCGGAAGTGCCCGCCACCCCCCGGATCCGCCCCGGCGGTCGCGGTGTTCAGCACCGCCATGGTCAGGCCGGCGGCCAGCACCGCCGTCAGTCTCGCGCCCACGTTCCTCATGGCCCCCTCCACGGGTCGACTGTGGTCCCTTCGCACCCTTCCACAGCAGGAGCCGGATCGCATCGAAGTATGCCGTTACGTGACCGTGTCGTCACGCCGTCCGCGGCCGCTCAGTCCGGAAGGCGGGGCATCTCCAGGCCGGGGTCGCGGCCGAGCAGCACCGCCCGGGTCAGCGCGGCCGAGCCGAACCGGTCCCGTACCGCGTCGACCGCGGCGTCCAGTTCCGCGCCGGAATCCCGGTCGAACGGCAGGGTCGGCTGGACGTGCCCGTCGTCGAGGTTGCCGACCGACACCCCGAGCAGCGTGATGCCCCGCCGGTCGATCTCCGGTCGGGCCGTGCCCAGCAGCGCGCGGGCGGACTCCAGCAGGGGACGGGTCTGCGCGGTGGCCTTGGCCAGGGTGTGCGAGCGGGTCGCCCGGGTGTAGTCGGCGAAGCGCAGCCGCAGCACCACCGTGCGGCCGGTCCGGTCGGCGGAGCGCATCCGCCGGGTCACCCGGTCCACCAGCCCGGCGAGGATCGCGTCGAGGTCGTCGGGGGAGTGCGCCTGGCGGCCCAGGGCGTGCTGCGCACCCATCGAGGAGCGGCGGCGCCCCACCTGCACCGGTCGGGGGTCGCGGTTGTCGGCGAGGGCGTGCAGGTGCCGGCCCGCGCCTGCGCCGAGCAGCGACACGAGGGTGGCCTCGCCGAGCCGGGCCACCTGCCCGACGGTCAGGATGCGCCGTTCCCGCAGCTTGGCGGCGGTGACCGGCCCGACGCCCCAGAGCCGTTCCACCGGCAGCGGGTGCAGGAACTCCCGCTCCCGGTCCGGCGCGACGACCAGCAGGCCGTCGGGCTTGGCCACGCCGCTGGCCACCTTCGCGAGGAACTTCGTCCGGGCCACCCCGACGGTGATCGGCAGCCCGACCCGGGCACGGACCTCGCGGCGCAGTCGCGCGGCGATGTCGGCCGGTGGGCCGGAGAGCCGGCGCAGCCCGCCCACGTCGAGGAACGCCTCGTCGATGGAGAGCCCCTCGACCAGCGGGGTGGTGTGCCGGAAGATGTCGAAGACCGCCCGGCTCGCGGCCGTGTACGCGGCCATCCGGGGCGGCACCACGATCGCGTCCGGGCAGAGCCGGCGTGCCTGCCGGCCGCCCATCGCGCTGCGCACGCCGCGCGCCTTCGCCTCGTAGCTGCACGCCAGCACCACGCCACCACCGACGATCACCGGGCGGCCGCGCAGGCGCGGGTCGTCACGCTGCTCGACCGACGCGTAGAACGCGTCCAGGTCGGCGTGCAGGATGGTGGCCTCGCCCGACACGGGACACATCATCGCACAGATGTTCGAACCAGGTGCGCTGACCTGCCCGTACGCGAGCCCCGAGCCGACCGTTCCTCCGGCCGGCCCGGGGCGTCGGGACTACTGCTCCAGCGTCGGATAGTCGATGTAACCGCGCGGGCCCGGGGTGTAGAAGGTGCTCGGGTCCGGCTCGTTCAGCGGCGCGTTGATCTCCCAGCGGCGGGGCAGGTCCGGGTTGGCCAGGAAGTTCCGGCCGACCGCCACCAGGTCGCCCAGACCGGCGTCCAGGATGCGCTCCGCGTCCGGCCGGGTGGTCACCGAGCCGAAGCCGTCGTTGGCGATGAACGGACCGCCGAACCGTCGCCGCAGGTCCACGACGAGGGGGCTCGCCGGGTCGGCCAGCGCGTGCAGGTAGGCCAGCCCGAGGGGGGCGATCGCGTCGATCAGCGCGCCGTACGTGGCGGCGACGTCGGCCGCGTCCTCCTCCAGCACGCCCTGGATGTTGTGGGCGGGCGAGATCCGGATGCCGACCCGGTCGGCGCCGATGGCCTCCGCGACCGCACGGGTCACCTCGATCACCAGTCGGGCGCGGGCCTCCGGCGAGCCGCCGTACCCGTCGGTGCGGGTGTTGCTCGACGGCGCCAGGAACTGGTGCAGCAGGTAGCCGTTGGCGGCGTGCAGCTCGACGCCGTCCAGGCCGGCCTCGACGGCGTTCCGCGCGGCCTGCACGAACTCGCCGACGATCCCCGGCAGCTCCGCGCCGGTCAGCTCCCGCGGCACCGGGTACGGCTTCATGCCGTCCCGGGTGAAGATCTCGCCCGGCGCGGCGATGGCGCTGGGCGCCACGGACTCCAGCCCGTCCTTGTTGTCGGGGTGGCCGATCCGGCCCGCGTGCATCAGCTGCATGAAGATCTTTCCGCCGCCCGCGTGCACCGCGTCGGCAACCGCCCGCCAGCCCTCGACCTGCTCGGCGGAGTGGATGCCCGGCGTGTTCGCGTAACCCTGGCCCACGGCGCTCGGCTGGGTGCCCTCGCTGATGATCAGGCCGGCCGAGGCGCGCTGGCCGTAGTAGGTCGCCGAGATGTCCTGCGGCACCTGACCCTCACCGGCCCGGTTGCGCGTCAGGGGGGCCATGACGATCCGGTTGGTCAGTTCCAGCTTGCCCACCGTGAACGGGCTGAACAGGGCTGTCATCGTGTCTCCGCTTCGTCGGTCGAACGGACGTCGTGAATACGAGCGGCGTCCCGGATTTGATCAACTCGACGGGGTGCCCGCGGATTCCCCGGCGGAGCCCGGCCGTGATGTACGTCTCGGCGACGGTCCCGCCGACCCACCTGTCCGCGCCTTTGCGCGGTGTCGGGTAGCTGACACCGGGAAGCGGGAGCGACGTTGATCGTTCTCCACCTGCCGTCCGTTGAGCAATCTGGTGGCCGTGGACGCGACCACCGCGAACGGAGGAACGGCATGCTCAGCACCTCTCACTCCCGGGTCCGCACGATCGCGGCCATCGGCACGGCCGGTGTCCTGGCGGGGATCGGCGCGGTGGCCGGTCAGGCGTCCGCCGCCGAGGTTTCCGCCCCGGCCGTCGCGGCAGCCGACGTCCGCCAGGTCGACGTCCCGCGGATCGACCCGGCGATCCGACCGCCGGCCGGGTCCCGCCCGGTCGGCGCGTACCTCGTCGTTCGCGGCACGCAGACCTACACCTGTGCCGGCGGCGTGTTCACCGGCCCGTCCGTGCCGGAGGCCCAGCTCATCGGCACCGGCGGCCGGATCCGTCACTTCAAGGGCCCGAGCTGGCAGTCCGCGCGCGACGGCTCGCTGATCACGGCGAAGAAGACCGCGGAGAGCCCGCGTCCGGGGGCGATCCCCGAGCTGCTGCTGACGGTGGACACCCACAGCGGCACCGGCATGCTCGGCAACGTCGCGTACATCAACCGCCTGTTGACCTCGGGTGGTGTCGCCCCCTCCGGGTCCTGCACCGACGGCGCGACGACGGCCGTGCCCTACGGCGCGGTCTACGTCTTCTGGACCGGTCAGAGCTGATCGGTGCGGCGCTGTCGAGGTCCCGGCATCGGCGGCGAGCGGGTCGAGATCGACGGTGACGGGGAAGCTCGGAGGCGACGGCCGGGAAGCGCCCGGGCCGCTTTCCCGGGCGTCAGACGCCGCGGGTGCGCGGTCGGCCGCCGGAGCGGCGTGACAGCGAGCTGGGCGCGTTGACGTCCGCCTCGTCGCTCACGCTGACCCCGAGCCGCTCGACCAGCTCACCGCCGAGCCAGCCGGTGGCCCCGGCGAGCAGGATGCCGGCGAAGCTGCAGATCAGCGCGAGGGCGTTCGGGTCCCAGTTGTCGGCGGCGCGGCGCAGCAGCCAGCTCACCGCGAACAGCAGCAGGACCACCACGTTGCCGAGGCCGTGGGCCGCGCCGACCCGCTTGGCGCGGGTGCCGGTGGGGATGGCGCTGTAGTCGATCAGCCCGAACACCGCCGCGACCAGGCCGCCGACGATGCCGGCGCCGATCGTGTACGCGGCCGAGATCTGGAACCCCGTCCGGTCGGTGACCAGATAGAGGATGTCGAAGATCACCGAGGTGGCGAGCAGCCCCAACGGGAAGACGATCAGGATGGGATGGATCCCGTGGCCCATCGCCTTGGCGCGACTCTCCATGGCAAGCTCTCCTGTCTCTCCCCAGGCGTCGCCGGGTTCCCCGTCACGTCCGGGCTACACCTCACCCGGCCGGCCACCGGTCAGCCTCGTCGCCACCGGACGAGCAGCTCGACGGTGAGCGCGATGGCCACCGCCTCGACCGCCAGCAGGGTCAGCAGGATCAGCAGCTGGGTGGCGCCGGCCTGGACCGGCCCGGCCCCGCCGAGCAGCACACCCACGAACGCCCCGGGCAGGGTGACCAGCCCGACGGTGCGCGTCTGGTCCAGCGCCGGGATCAGCGCCTGACCGGCGGCCGGCCGGCAGATCTCCATCGCCGCGTCCCGGGGCAGGAGCCCCAGCGCGAGGCCCGCCTCGTACTCGCCGTGCCGGGCGCGCAACTCGTCGAGGGTCCGCCGGCCGGCCAGGCTCGTCGCGGTCATCGCCCCGCCGATCAGGATGCCCGCCGTCGGCAGCACCACCAGCGGCGTCACGGGCAACGCCCGGCCCACCAGGAGTACGCCGAGGGCGGGCGCCACCCCGGCCGCGATCGCCAGCGCGGTGACCGGCACCGGGCAGCCCGCGCCGACCCGCCGCCGGGCGGTGACGGTGGCGACGGCGTACATGAGCAGGATGAACGCGCCGCTGCTCCACCAGGCGCGCAGCACGGCCACGATGACCAGCGACACGACGCCGAGCTGGACGGTGGCCCGGACGGCGGCGCCGAGGATCGCCCGGGCCCGGCCCAGGCCGCTGAGCCGCAGCACGGCGGCCCCGGCCAGGGTGAGCCCGGAGAGGGTGGCGACGAGCGCCGGTCCGATCGGGACGGCCGGCGCGCTCATCGGAGGCGGTGGCGGGTCAACTCGACGACTGGCTGATGTTGACCATCCAGCGGATGCCGAAGCGGTCGACGCAGTCGCCGTACTCGTCGCCCCACATCTGCTTCTCCAGCTGCACCGAGACGGTGCCGGAGTCGCTGAGCCGCTGCCACTGGCGGCGCAGGGTGTCGGCGTCGTCGCCGTTGAGGATCAGCGAGATGCTGCTGCCCGGCGTGTGGGTCATGCCGGGCGGGGTGTCCGCCGCCATCAGGACGTAGCCGTCGTCGGTGTGCAGCAGGCCGTGCATGATCTGGTCGGCCAACGCCGGGTCGGCGTTGCCGAACTCGGCGAAGGTGGTCAGGGTCAGCGTCCCGCCGAACACCTCACGGTAGAACTCCAGCGCCTCGCGCGCGTCGCCGGTGAAGCTCAGGTACGGGTTGAGCCGTGCTTCCATGTCGCCTCCTCGATCGTGACCTGCGCATCGTCGCAGAGCGACGGGAGCCGGCCAACGAGGCGCGACGGGCGGGTCGCGACCGGGTGCGGTGGGGGTGGCGCCGTTGACACCCCCACCGCCCTCCCCGCCGGTACGCCGTCAGTCCTGTCGGAACGACTGGCGCACCACACCACCCACCAGAGCACACCAGGTGGTGGTGCTGACCTTGCCGTTGGCGGGCAGACCGTGCAGCTCCTGCAGGTCCTGCACCGCCTTCTTGGTGACGTGGTCGTACTCGCCGGTGACGGCGACGTCGGCGTACCCCTTGGAGTTGAGCATGAACTGCACCGCGCTGACCGGGATGCCGGTGGCGTCCTTCTCCAGCTCGGGGGCGAGCGTCTCCCAGGTCGGCGCGGTGAGGGTGGCGTCGACGTCGACCGGGATGTTGTTGCGGGCCTGCCAGTCCTGCACGGCCGCCACGGTGGCGGCGTCGAAGACGCCGGTGACCGGGACGGTGTAGCCGCGGAAGGTCAGCAGGTACTGCGCGACGCGGACGACGGGGCCACCGACGAAGCGCCAGATGTCCGGCCAGCGGCGGGCGGGCACGTCGGCCAGGTCGGTGCCGAGCTTCGCGAAGACCCGGCGGCGCAGGGTCGGGAACTCGCGGTAGAACATCGCGCCCGGGCACTGCGTCTGCCGGAAGTCCCAGTGGCCGAAGATTTCGTGCGCGTGCAGGCCGTACTGCTGGCAGACGGTGGTGCAGAGCCTGACCAGTGAGTCGAGCAGTTCCTGCGGCGGGGTCTCGGTGACGTAGGTGCCCTCGTTCTCGATGCCGATGGCCCGGCCGTTCTCGCCGGGGCAGTGGGCCGAGATCATCTGCCGGTCGCCGGCCTGGAGCCGGTCCAGGCTGCCGTGCCGGCCCTCCAGGACGTGGCCGCCGCGGCTGACCGTGAAGTGCTGCCCGGTGTCGGACCAGTGGTTGACGTCCAGGTGCAGGTTCTGGCAGTCGCGGGCGAGCTGCTTGGCGTGCTCCTCGGAGTAGTCGGTGCTGTTCGGGAACGCCATGTGGTGCACGATGATCTTGTTGGTGGCGATCGCGCTGATCGACAGCGGGTCCGCCGGCGGGCGGGCGCCCCACTCGTCGCAGCTGATGATCCAGTCCAGGTTCGCGCCCGGTGCCGCCTGCGCGGCGGCGGGGAGGGCGAGTTCGCTCCCGACGACCGCGACCGCCGCGGCACCGAGTCCGGCCCGCAGCAGGGTACGACGGTCCAGCTCGGGGTGGTCGAAGTGCATGGCATCTCCTCTGTGGCCGGCGAGGCCGGGGGGATGAAAAGTAGCTCCAACAAAGGCGCGCGATGTGGAGGATATTGCCAACAGCGGCCGCGGCGCTAGAGGCAAGGTGCGATCCGCATCGATGGGCGTGTCGCGCCCGGCGGCGGACCACCCGCCGACCGATATGACTCAGCGGCATGAAAATGCCGCTGAGTCATATCGCTCCTGGGCACCTCCGGGTCTCCCGGCGACGGCCCCGACCGACGCGGCGGACGAGAGGCCCGATGTCGCTGGGTGGGACGGCCGGCGGTCCGGGCCGGGGCCTGTGGCACCCTTGACCAGTGCAGGAACCCTCCGTGACCGGCCTCGTCGTGGTCGTCGTCGTACTCGCGCTGGCGAGCGCGTTCGGCTGGTGGCGCCGGCACCGGGACGGTCGGCTCCGGCCCGTCGCCACCTTGCCCGTCGCCACTCGACCCGACGAGTCGGCCGGCGCGACCCTCCCGGCGGCCCTCACCGACCTCGGCGTACGGGCCGGAACGGTCACGCTCGTGCAGTTCTCCTCCCCGGTCTGCGCCCCGTGCCGCGCCACCCGACGGGTGCTCGACGAGGTCCGCGCGGCCGTCGACGGCGTACACCTGGTCGAGGTCGGCGTCGACGAGCACCTCGACCTCGCGCGGGAGTTGGACATCTGGCGTACCCCGACGGTGCTGGTGGTGGACCCGGCCGGGCGGATCGCGCAGCGCGCCGCCGGCGTGCCCGCGAAGGACGACCTGGTGGCGGCCGTGACGCCGTTGCTGGCCGGGGCGCGACGGTGACG
This genomic interval from Micromonospora sp. CCTCC AA 2012012 contains the following:
- a CDS encoding alkene reductase, with amino-acid sequence MTALFSPFTVGKLELTNRIVMAPLTRNRAGEGQVPQDISATYYGQRASAGLIISEGTQPSAVGQGYANTPGIHSAEQVEGWRAVADAVHAGGGKIFMQLMHAGRIGHPDNKDGLESVAPSAIAAPGEIFTRDGMKPYPVPRELTGAELPGIVGEFVQAARNAVEAGLDGVELHAANGYLLHQFLAPSSNTRTDGYGGSPEARARLVIEVTRAVAEAIGADRVGIRISPAHNIQGVLEEDAADVAATYGALIDAIAPLGLAYLHALADPASPLVVDLRRRFGGPFIANDGFGSVTTRPDAERILDAGLGDLVAVGRNFLANPDLPRRWEINAPLNEPDPSTFYTPGPRGYIDYPTLEQ
- a CDS encoding DUF3455 domain-containing protein — encoded protein: MLSTSHSRVRTIAAIGTAGVLAGIGAVAGQASAAEVSAPAVAAADVRQVDVPRIDPAIRPPAGSRPVGAYLVVRGTQTYTCAGGVFTGPSVPEAQLIGTGGRIRHFKGPSWQSARDGSLITAKKTAESPRPGAIPELLLTVDTHSGTGMLGNVAYINRLLTSGGVAPSGSCTDGATTAVPYGAVYVFWTGQS
- a CDS encoding FMN-binding glutamate synthase family protein, coding for MTWARRAVPVVSAAVAALAARDLLQRDHALLRNFPVVGRARYLLEAIGPELRQYIVAGNNEERPFTRDQRRWIYASAKKENNYFGFGTDNDIEFTPGYPIIKHRTFGRAVPPSSPTAGHEVELPCAKVLGGPRGRARAFRPGSVVNISGMSFGSLSGKAVEALNRGAALAGCLQNTGEGGLSPYHRNGGDLVFQLGTAYFGCRDERGRFSLERLKDLVAGAPVRALEIKLSQGAKPSLGGLLPGAKVSAEIAATRGIPQGQDCVSPSRHAEFSDCDSLLDWVELLAAETGLPVGIKSAIGDLDFWDELTTLMRDTGRGVDFVNVDGGEGGTGAAPLIFTDSVSLPFQQGFSRVYRIFAEKDLHERTVFIGAGKLGLPDNAIVAFALGCDMVNVGREAMLSIGCIQAQKCHTDTCPTGVATQNPWLARGLDPTRKAARAANYIRTLRRDLVKVAEACGVEHPGLIDADAVEILDGRTASTPLRQVYGYRPGWGQPSAADQAEIIRLMTAEAPRGGSAPPSATAVG
- a CDS encoding VOC family protein → MEARLNPYLSFTGDAREALEFYREVFGGTLTLTTFAEFGNADPALADQIMHGLLHTDDGYVLMAADTPPGMTHTPGSSISLILNGDDADTLRRQWQRLSDSGTVSVQLEKQMWGDEYGDCVDRFGIRWMVNISQSSS
- a CDS encoding DUF2231 domain-containing protein — protein: MESRAKAMGHGIHPILIVFPLGLLATSVIFDILYLVTDRTGFQISAAYTIGAGIVGGLVAAVFGLIDYSAIPTGTRAKRVGAAHGLGNVVVLLLFAVSWLLRRAADNWDPNALALICSFAGILLAGATGWLGGELVERLGVSVSDEADVNAPSSLSRRSGGRPRTRGV
- a CDS encoding ABC transporter permease, giving the protein MSAPAVPIGPALVATLSGLTLAGAAVLRLSGLGRARAILGAAVRATVQLGVVSLVIVAVLRAWWSSGAFILLMYAVATVTARRRVGAGCPVPVTALAIAAGVAPALGVLLVGRALPVTPLVVLPTAGILIGGAMTATSLAGRRTLDELRARHGEYEAGLALGLLPRDAAMEICRPAAGQALIPALDQTRTVGLVTLPGAFVGVLLGGAGPVQAGATQLLILLTLLAVEAVAIALTVELLVRWRRG
- a CDS encoding M1 family metallopeptidase, whose product is MRNVGARLTAVLAAGLTMAVLNTATAGADPGGGGHFRPGAAGIGDPYYPTYGNGGYDVADYDLAIRYDPATDALDGHAVIRARATQNLSRFNLDLVGLTVDSVTVDGRRAHWSRSSHELVVTPRRKLHASRPFTVDVRYHGVPTTFTIAGTDLEAGWMHTDDGAVVAGQPEVATAWFPVNDHPLDKASYRIAITVPAGLAAISNGVHLGTTTRDGWSTWRWRQSTPMISYLATATIGRFRISETTHHGKPMIIAMDPDLPPDFADDAVSRTGEVTDFLATKFGPYPFEANGAIVDDYDNLHFALENQTRPIYSRHFFAAGVNPWETYVVAHELAHQWFGDSVAVHHWRDVWLNEGFATYAEWLWGERLGDGTPQQTFDYLYAQPLDAGFWNPPPGDPGVDQLFGSSVYTRGGLTLHALRMTVGDAAFWRIVRAWAATQRGGNGSTAEFIALAERISGRQLDAFFDAWLYQEGKPAYPGGAPPAATRAAAPATAPAVVVSQQQRLKVGRY
- a CDS encoding peptidoglycan recognition protein family protein, translating into MHFDHPELDRRTLLRAGLGAAAVAVVGSELALPAAAQAAPGANLDWIISCDEWGARPPADPLSISAIATNKIIVHHMAFPNSTDYSEEHAKQLARDCQNLHLDVNHWSDTGQHFTVSRGGHVLEGRHGSLDRLQAGDRQMISAHCPGENGRAIGIENEGTYVTETPPQELLDSLVRLCTTVCQQYGLHAHEIFGHWDFRQTQCPGAMFYREFPTLRRRVFAKLGTDLADVPARRWPDIWRFVGGPVVRVAQYLLTFRGYTVPVTGVFDAATVAAVQDWQARNNIPVDVDATLTAPTWETLAPELEKDATGIPVSAVQFMLNSKGYADVAVTGEYDHVTKKAVQDLQELHGLPANGKVSTTTWCALVGGVVRQSFRQD
- a CDS encoding TlpA family protein disulfide reductase codes for the protein MQEPSVTGLVVVVVVLALASAFGWWRRHRDGRLRPVATLPVATRPDESAGATLPAALTDLGVRAGTVTLVQFSSPVCAPCRATRRVLDEVRAAVDGVHLVEVGVDEHLDLARELDIWRTPTVLVVDPAGRIAQRAAGVPAKDDLVAAVTPLLAGARR
- the dinB gene encoding DNA polymerase IV translates to MSGEATILHADLDAFYASVEQRDDPRLRGRPVIVGGGVVLACSYEAKARGVRSAMGGRQARRLCPDAIVVPPRMAAYTAASRAVFDIFRHTTPLVEGLSIDEAFLDVGGLRRLSGPPADIAARLRREVRARVGLPITVGVARTKFLAKVASGVAKPDGLLVVAPDREREFLHPLPVERLWGVGPVTAAKLRERRILTVGQVARLGEATLVSLLGAGAGRHLHALADNRDPRPVQVGRRRSSMGAQHALGRQAHSPDDLDAILAGLVDRVTRRMRSADRTGRTVVLRLRFADYTRATRSHTLAKATAQTRPLLESARALLGTARPEIDRRGITLLGVSVGNLDDGHVQPTLPFDRDSGAELDAAVDAVRDRFGSAALTRAVLLGRDPGLEMPRLPD
- a CDS encoding RraA family protein, with product MSLDPHELHRRFAALTTAHVADACLRAAVPVRCAPAAVRPVLPGVRLAGRVAPARHVGSVDIFLEAIDRAAPGDVLVVDNAGRVDESCVGDLVVLEASAAGLAGVVIWGLHRDTADLRAVGLPVFSAGAIPTGPLRLDPRPAGALTSATVGEWPVDRDDVVLGDDDGVLFVPAAQVDELIGLAEAIRDTERRQADRIRAGVSLREQVGFGAYLARREREPALTFREHLRAVGGAIEE